The genomic stretch GCATCATGCATCGGAATGGCCCCCCCTCAAAATCTGAGACTTATATATAGACATCTTCGTTTGATTCTAAATTTCTTATATTGGGTTGCCAAAaatgcaatatatatatatatatataattcgaatattactaatagtaaaaatttatataaagttgtattaatataaaattaataattaataattattagataataattttattaaatttattaaattatctaataatttttaaatattaattttacataaaaataactttatctaaatttttaactttattaatttggttatttaataaaaaaaccTTTCATATAAATGCTTAAAAcgttttttaaagatattttttaataattaaaatttaacttatATAATCGATCAAACTgcgttatttttgtcaaaattagacaaaacaaatcaatttgaccgaaaaattaataaatcaaatcttgaatcgatctaaattaatattattttttatagaaaattactaaaatactcttattataaaaaatgactaaaatatttttattatatatattacttttaaaaatcttaaattctaaTTCTATGATGACACAGAGAGAAGAAAAAggttagaatttagaattttaaaatatataataaaaatatttcaagtcattttttataataaaagtattatagtcatttttataaaaaatattaatataaatcgATTCAAAATTTAGTTatcaatttttcaattaaaccgatttattttatctaattttaataaaaataatataatttgattaattatataaattaaatattaattattaaaaaaatatcttaaaaaaatgttttaatcgTTTTTAGGTGAGGAACTCTCATAATAAAAGCTCATACATCAAATTAAATCGTATCTCTTCTCTTGTCCTCCAAATTTCACGTGCACAATCTCCGATTGATAATTAAGAACCTAGGGTTTGTCTTCTAGTGCTACGAGGAAATGTCAACTTGTCAAGCATGCAACATCTTCCTTTAAAAACGAAGCAAAAGTTAAGACAAGTACTATGCATTCCACTaatgtaaattaaaattagtaaattaCAGAAAGGGTAGCCAATTGAAAGTTGCCATATGTGTCTGAATGACATGGTTAGAAGAGCTATGATCACGCCCGAAAAGTAAAAAGGTAAAAACTCTTAGCTAATTGCTTTGTCTCTGCAGCTTCTATTTTTAACCTTGGAAAAATATACGGCTACTATATAGATCTACCacacaaaacaaataaaattgataaagaaaaattaataggtaaataatttttaatcaactaactttaaataaatataattaataataattaattttatattttttaaaaaaaattaaataattactaattaataataattaatataaaatttaatttaaaaatatttattgatttGTTATTGATTAGATTCCTATTAGTtacttaataaaattaattgataaataataatctaattCCACCCTcctttatttaaataataaaattattatattacaGTTGCATCTTTAAAATAAGTCACTATGTacttcaaataataaaatagacaaaactaaattttattttgaatgtgcttaaatataaataagaagTGTGTGTGTGAAACTTAGATTAAATTATCAACATTCATCATTTATTAGAGTGTATAGAAATTTGTCACACTAGTTTgtttataaccaataataatgAATATAGAATCAATGGAAAAGGTTACTAATAATTAGTAGCAAGATAAATTTCATCACTCTTAGATTTTCTCTTCAATTTCTTTATTATCATAACATTTAAGAACAAAATCGATAGACTAatgttaaatatatttatataaaaatattacatattaaaaattattaataaaaggtgagagaaaataaaaaaaaaagttcttaagccataaaataaattaaaaaaaattatccgAATATGATTTGTCATGTTGGTACAAGTGTATATGCCAAAACAAATCCAAAAAGTAAACCTAGAATTCATAGAAGTAGGTAGAAACAAAAAGGGGAGAATCACCATGAAGGAGAAGTAGAAGGGGAAGCAGAAGAAGAGGAGAGACAATTATTGTTGCTATGTGACTGGTCACTTGCCGAGAAGGTAACCCTAAGCGAAGAAGCCTCTTCAGGGAGCTTCTTCATTGGACTCAAAtcgacatcatcatcatcataatcatcTAATTGAGAAGGGGAAGTTTCTGGTGTTTCAAACGGCGTCGTCATCATCACTTTgccctcttctttttcttcttcttggttctcGTAAATGGGGTTGGATATGTACACAAGGTGCTGCTCTGGCTCCCCATTAACATTACTGCACtcgtgatgatgatgatgatgatgaggaggaggaggaggagggtgTTGTTCTACTTCTTGTTGAAGTTCCTTTGGAGTAGGTGGAGCTCTGTTAATGAAGGAAGCAAGTGGGGAAGGAACAGAGACAAGTCCGATGCTATGAGGGGTACTTTCATTTGCATTTGGATTTGGTTCTTCTGCCATGCAAACAAGGGAAGGAAAAAGGAAGCTTCTAGGAGGCTGGAATACGCCTTGTGCATAaacattgttgttgttattcTTCAAGGTTGGATAAGAAGCGGCGggtgtggtggtggtggtggtggtgttggttCTGGGGTGGCGGCGGCGGAGCAAGAGGGAACAGTAGAGTTCAGCAAGGAGGACAAGGATGAGGGCGAGAACAATGGCAAGGCTTAGAACCGTTACCAAGGTTGCTCCCATGATCATCTTTGATGTGGCCTTCATATTAATTATGATCTTTGGAACACTATGGTCTATGGCCTTAATTTGAGGACCTTGGCTTTATTGTTGGTGGTGTGAGGGGCAAAGGCACGGTAATAAAGAGGGAGAGAGGGGAAGAACTCCTTTCTGGCGGGAACTCTCTtttttaccttttgacaagggATGGAAATTGGAATGAAGTAAGTTAAGGGCATGGAATCTTGAAAATAACTCCTAGGGAAGGGTAAAGGCTTTTTCTGTTTGAGTTCTGACCCTAGTAGTAGTAGCAATAGTTAAAAGTTCTGACTTTTGACTACAACGATACTCAGAGCACACAAATTTgtcggttttttttttaaatacaataaaaattttattatttttttaaacataatttttacactttaaatctttaaatacgatttttttagtatttaaattataaaacgtgggttttgaaaattttaagggAGTTTGGGAGAGAATAAGGCGAACTCTATAAAAATTATAGAATACACCGGGGTAAAGCGAActtgttattttttatagaatttgTCCGGATCCGACAAACTTGTccaaatacaaaaaatattatatttagaaaattaaagttcaaaaatcgtatttgaaaaataataaaaaattttattttatttaaaaaaaacacaatTTGTCCGCTTATTATTTTTGAATGTGTGATAGAGAGATGTATATCACAAAATGGTGGGATTATATAAATTTGgtgtttctaatttttttttgtattattttattttttaaataaatgatCACAAATcgaacttttttatttttgtttttaaaaattaaaaaaattttaatattaaactTGAActgtctaatttttttttaaaaaataaaaataaaaaatacaaaatacaaattGAATCCTCTTATTTATAGTTTAGTCGTCTGATTTGAATaatatcaattaaaaaaaataacgctatataaaaaaatacctaatcttcCAATAACAATAtattacacatatatttaatcaatatttaaaaaaattaaccttTGGCTTCATGCTAAATATTTAGAAGAAGGTGAATATTATGGtgttatatataattatctaatttattaaaaaaataaaaattaatatttaaattaaaaatttaaaaataaatattttttaatatttaaaatttatcataaaaaataaatttagtaaTTTGAGCACCAAAGCTATAGACACAAAAAAATTGTCTTAAAAGATTTTTATTAcatgtaaaatttttaaattttttatttaattattctgttagtctttatagttttatcaaatttttaattaaattttataattttttaattaaatctttagactgcttttaattttataattaaattctttttaatataaaaaatatcaaaattaattaaatattttttataaattaaagatattcataattaaaaaattaattaaatttttaaccgcatatattttaaaagaaatattctattaattttaaaatttttgacataAAAAAAGACCTAAttacaatattaaaaataatataaaaatttaattaaaaaattaaaaaaataattaaaaaattaataaaattataaaaactaacaaagttttaaactaattttttaatttttaaggtAATTGATCGTTCAAAAACTTAATAACAAACGGTGGtttgaaatttatttataaattgatTACAACcattttttgtttgaaatttcATAATAGTGGGCCGGTCCAATCTTTACCTTCAAAACATCCGTAATTTCTCAAAGCAGAAAAGgaatgtccaaaaaaaaaaagcagaaaAGGAAAAGGCTGCCCTCGTccaaaaagtaaaataaaggaataGGCTGCCAGAtccttcattcttcttcctccgCTCCCAGCCTCGCCCTCTCTcccctttttatcttttaaccaaataaaagaaaaaagttcGCATAAAAGACTGCCACAATTGTGACACAACTTCAGCAATGTTCAAGAAGTTTTGAGATGTTAGTAGGCAATGACCAGTTACTCTCATGAAATACACGTAACGCACTTTTCTCATATCCTCAACTCGCAGAAGATAGGAATACGATCCATTTCTATTACAAACTTTCACAATCATGAAAGGTCAAAATGTTGCGTATAAACCACCTATGCTACCTCCATTAGTAGAGACGATGCAGAGCAACTGTTGTCAACCAACACGGGTAAGGCCATGGCTAATAAAGAAGGAACTGTTGTCAACCAGGTACAGAAATGGATTAACGGAATAGTCAACAATCTGCAATTATAATCCCACCTGGGAAATCTTCATCAATACCGACACTTCAGATGATACCACAGCACCACGATCATAATCACTGCAATCACCAACAATATGCTAATAAAGAAGGAACTTATTCATTATAATTTTATGCGTTATGATCCTCTCAAGGCTGCCATCCTAGCAGCTAAATCATCATAGTCAGGTAACTTGGGATGCACATGCCGAGCTTCTTTTGATCCATCTGCCTGAAACGTAGCAGCACGATTGAATAGTTTGACTTTGTTAACTTCCATAGCTCCTGATTCTTCATGAGGAAGGGATGCTGATCTCGGTGGATGAGTCGCAATCCCTGGTGTCTCATCAGGTCCTCCTAAGGTTCCATTTTTCACAGAAGAGTTATCAATTTGATGTCCATGGCGAGTTTTAGACTTTCTTCTTGATTTTTCAGGCAAAGGGATGGATGGCTTTTTGCTATAATGGATCAGCAACCTATCTATTATCCTCTCATCTTCATCAGTCTTATGCCGCTCATCATCAAACAAGATTTGCAAGCCACGCTTTGATTCATCTCGTCTCCTGCTCCTTGATTTTCTACCAACTTCAGCATCTTCATTACTGCCATCGTCGTTATTAGATCGTGATTTTGAGTGCTTCCTCCTCACAGATTTGTGTTTTAATGAAGGGGATTCCGCAGCATCTTCACGAACAGATAGCTCATTTTCATGACTCTGTTTATTTGGTCTTGAATGTCCATTGGCCTGCTGATCTTGTTCAGAATTATCCGAACCCAACTGGGTCCTCTCAGATGAGGACCCAGCATTGGGATTCTCCGGTGCTGAAGGATATGCAGGGATGCCAGAAGATACCAAGTTGTTTTCGCGTATGGTGCGTTTAGAGTTATGCTTGACATAAGGGGGTGGGATGGCATTATTGTAGTAGGACTTTACCCTAGGAGTTTCATCCCTTTGGGCTTGTCTCTCATGTACGCCACCATGAGCAAATGGCTCATTCGCATTGTTACTTGAAGGAAATCCAGCACGACCAGGAGACTTCCTAGAAGTGGCAGTGTCCTTGCTTTCTCTTAAAGGGATGGCATTCCCCCAACTATTATGCAGATTGGAACCACCTTGGAATTGTTCCACTATGTTATCCTGAGATGAAGATCCAGTTGGTTTTAGCATACTACCTTCCTTCCAATATCCTCTATCACTCTTCTTAGATGTAACATCTACCCTTTGTGGTGACAGATCACTGCGACCATCCCTTTTCTGATAGACCTCGTCACAACTATTTGGCTGATTGAATCCATTTTCAGGTTGTTTGGATTTAGAACGAAGATCATTTTCATCTCTTTTCGAAACAACAGCTTCCTTGCCATAGTGGAGTCTGTGCTCATCATTTGGATAGCCAGGACTTCTCTGTAAAAAAATATCATGTTTGACTCCTTTCGAGGCAGCATCATTTTCATGTAATGGTTTATTATCAGTCGGATGATTATGCTTGACTGTATTTTTTCCCTGCACAAGCATATATAGTGTTTCCCACCAGGgaattataattttagaaaaatttctCAAAACCGTATCCCACCAGGGAAATAAAAAGGATGTGCTCAAAAGTAACTATATAAAACTGAAGGAAAAAATGTAAGTAAATTTAACTATTTAAGAGttgggattttttttttcaaatagaCAACGAAGTTAATCATGTAATTAAACGGGAAAGAAAGAAGACAGCACCTGAGCAAATGCAACTGATTTTGACATCCTCAGCTCAAAAGCTTTGGAGTCCCACTTTATTGAAAATTCTGAAGCAATATCCTGCATCAAGCGGACCTTCATCTCCAGTGTAAAAATCTTCGAATTCAAATTTGCTGCAAACTGATAATTAGCAATTTAGGTGTCAGTCTAGAAACAAAATCATAAATATGTAAAACCTTTATTACAAAGGAAAGTGAAAAGTAACCTCTTGATTAACATAACATTCTAGGTCCCCGTATCTCTCCTGAAACATTTGCCGAAGATCACGCAACTCTGGTAAATCAGAAAATCTTGCCGCGGCAAACATCAAAGTGGATATAGCCTCCCTACATTCCTCAGGGCATCCACTGAACGAAATTGGAGCAGTTGAAGCACGTTAAATATCCATTTCGAATTCAGCGCCAAATATTTAGACAGTATAATAGTACATATCAACCCACTAAAAAGAAGGTTCACATCATCATCTCACATGATATAATATTCTGATATAAAAAATGTAACatcttaataaaataatttatgttaAGTAGGTGGTGATTAACGAATATTCCTTGGCATTTTGTTGGACCGTTCTCTACTTCACATGCATACCATAGCATTAtatgattattatttttagataatggAATCTAGTCACAAAATTGAGACAGAAACATATgaaaaaggattggatgaagttTGAATTTTGAACAAGATACAGCCTTGATTCTGTCACTTTCAGAAACCTCCAAAAAGAAGTGGCCTGAGAGATATGACCACTTATTTCTCTATGAGAAGTTGTTCGGCGCATTTGAATATTTGATTGGAGCCTGGTTTGACAATTCTCCATCACCCATTGAAATAATCCAAAGTTTTACACATTACACAACTAAAAGATGTATAATTCCAGCTTTATCAAATGATCaattcaattatatatatacacacacatatCAAGCCTGGCAGATTGACTTGATCAATTATCATGGAAAAACAGCTTTCTGTTTGGGGGAAAATAAGAGAATCAACATGTAATTAATAGTTAAAACAGATTCGTACCTTAGTTTCTGCAGCACTGAAAGGTGTTTCAACACAAAATCGCATGATTGCTCAATAAAATCATAACAAGATGACAGTGTCAACTCAGCAATCAACCCTTCAGCCTATAATTGTATAACCATATCGCGAACAAGATTAAAGCTCAAAAGTTAAGGGGAAAAAATACAGATAATATTTGGCACAACTTTATGAAAAGCTCTCCTAAATTCATTTTCAATtatacaagaacagtcacatcAGAGAGTCTTGCATCCTCTATATGCTATAGATTTTAGAAACAGAAACATTTTCTCAGCTCAGTCAATTTCAATTCTAAAAACAAAACATAGCTCAAAATCCTTTGACTATCAGTTGAATCAAGCTAAGACCAAAACTAACACGTTCTTCTGAACACGAAACGGAAGATTGTGAAGCTGTGCATTGAACTCAGAGATCGAGTTCAGCGAAGAATCTCATCTCGCGTCATCGAGTCCACAAATTTCAtgaaacaaaaacagaaaaaagaaataaaaatcaattactCTGTTGTAAGCATTGTCCTCTAAACGATTCGCAAGCAGATCAGCGATGTCTCTCTTAAGAAACTTCTCCGTCgccttcctcctcctccttatCACATCGATCCGATTCTTCGTCTGTTTAATCAACGATttgctgaaaaaaaaaataaaaggagatAAAATGAGAAACGAAAACCACAATCGACGTAACGGTAATGAGGTGAAAGTtatgaagaaggaagaaaagaagcAGATAAATCAAAGTGCGGAACCATTTCGCGGCGAATCCCCGACCGAGGAGGCCGTCGAACATTTTTGAAAGATCTGATTCGGTGGCGCGACTCAGTGAACGAGTTGACTCGGGAGCTCAGAATGTGAGATTCGCCATTGACGAAGCCACGTTCATGTTTCTTACGCTTATTTATTCTTCGTTTTCTTTCTTCACACACAGCAATAGCACAGAACTCTATGTAGTGGAAGACCAACAACTGAAACCAgaagaaagggaaagcaaa from Arachis stenosperma cultivar V10309 chromosome 9, arast.V10309.gnm1.PFL2, whole genome shotgun sequence encodes the following:
- the LOC130949087 gene encoding uncharacterized protein LOC130949087, whose protein sequence is MGATLVTVLSLAIVLALILVLLAELYCSLLLRRRHPRTNTTTTTTTPAASYPTLKNNNNNVYAQGVFQPPRSFLFPSLVCMAEEPNPNANESTPHSIGLVSVPSPLASFINRAPPTPKELQQEVEQHPPPPPPHHHHHHHECSNVNGEPEQHLVYISNPIYENQEEEKEEGKVMMTTPFETPETSPSQLDDYDDDDVDLSPMKKLPEEASSLRVTFSASDQSHSNNNCLSSSSASPSTSPSW
- the LOC130950760 gene encoding uncharacterized protein LOC130950760; translated protein: MFDGLLGRGFAAKCKSLIKQTKNRIDVIRRRRKATEKFLKRDIADLLANRLEDNAYNRAEGLIAELTLSSCYDFIEQSCDFVLKHLSVLQKLSGCPEECREAISTLMFAAARFSDLPELRDLRQMFQERYGDLECYVNQEFAANLNSKIFTLEMKVRLMQDIASEFSIKWDSKAFELRMSKSVAFAQGKNTVKHNHPTDNKPLHENDAASKGVKHDIFLQRSPGYPNDEHRLHYGKEAVVSKRDENDLRSKSKQPENGFNQPNSCDEVYQKRDGRSDLSPQRVDVTSKKSDRGYWKEGSMLKPTGSSSQDNIVEQFQGGSNLHNSWGNAIPLRESKDTATSRKSPGRAGFPSSNNANEPFAHGGVHERQAQRDETPRVKSYYNNAIPPPYVKHNSKRTIRENNLVSSGIPAYPSAPENPNAGSSSERTQLGSDNSEQDQQANGHSRPNKQSHENELSVREDAAESPSLKHKSVRRKHSKSRSNNDDGSNEDAEVGRKSRSRRRDESKRGLQILFDDERHKTDEDERIIDRLLIHYSKKPSIPLPEKSRRKSKTRHGHQIDNSSVKNGTLGGPDETPGIATHPPRSASLPHEESGAMEVNKVKLFNRAATFQADGSKEARHVHPKLPDYDDLAARMAALRGS